In a single window of the Paenibacillus sp. MMS20-IR301 genome:
- a CDS encoding AraC family transcriptional regulator, whose product MIFCEMEETLPLPLYATTIGYWEHQEETVRPAGFPDYQLHQVLGGKGELTIGDKRYVAGAGDIMFLYPDIPHSYTPLSKEWELAWISFQGREAAQMLLYAGIRESGVGSLRAEPILGPLEEMLTMSSGNELHDNLERSKLLYALLLDLKKNLLPAANEDNELERIKPVLQYIEQQLHRPLLLKELAEVAEVSPQYLCRLFQRTVRERPVAYVNKQRVNRSKQLMFSSRGQRIYDIARQAGFENISYFCAVFKRLTGMQPEEWRRLHGLD is encoded by the coding sequence ATGATTTTTTGCGAGATGGAGGAGACACTGCCGCTGCCGCTGTATGCGACAACGATCGGATATTGGGAGCATCAGGAGGAAACGGTGCGGCCGGCCGGCTTTCCGGATTACCAGCTTCACCAGGTGCTTGGGGGCAAAGGTGAATTGACGATTGGGGATAAACGTTATGTTGCCGGTGCCGGGGACATCATGTTTCTCTACCCGGATATTCCCCATTCCTATACCCCGCTCAGCAAGGAATGGGAGCTGGCCTGGATTTCATTCCAGGGCCGGGAGGCTGCCCAGATGCTGCTCTATGCCGGAATCCGCGAATCCGGGGTGGGCTCGTTAAGAGCAGAGCCCATCCTGGGTCCGCTGGAGGAGATGCTTACGATGTCATCCGGCAATGAGCTGCATGACAATCTGGAACGTTCAAAGCTGCTGTATGCCCTGCTGCTCGACTTGAAGAAAAATCTGCTGCCCGCTGCAAATGAGGATAATGAACTCGAGCGGATAAAGCCGGTGCTGCAGTATATCGAACAGCAGCTGCACCGCCCGCTGCTGCTGAAGGAGCTGGCCGAGGTTGCTGAAGTGTCGCCGCAATACCTGTGCCGGCTGTTCCAGCGGACCGTCCGCGAGCGGCCTGTCGCCTATGTCAACAAGCAGCGGGTCAACCGCAGCAAGCAGCTCATGTTCAGCAGCCGGGGGCAGCGTATTTACGACATCGCCCGGCAGGCCGGATTCGAGAATATCAGTTACTTCTGCGCTGTTTTCAAGCGGCTTACCGGGATGCAGCCGGAGGAATGGCGGCGCCTGCACGGTCTGGATTAA
- a CDS encoding glycosyltransferase family 2 protein: protein MIEISLCMIVRNEEQSLPRCLSSVRGLADEIIIVDTGSDDQTKEIARSFGAVIRDFTWIDDFSAARNFAFSQATKEYIFWLDADDYLKEEDQLLFRRLKESFPDHVDSVNMQYNLAFDGEGKVVTSLRRNRLVRRSCGFKWIGPVHEYLEVYGPSYSSEVCITHEKDKAYTDRNLRIYRKRAAERENFSPRDQYYYANELRDHGIHAEASRYYEQFLDGGQGWIEDNIQACLRLAECRERLGDTGAAFTAMTRSLQYDAPRAEFCCRLGAWHVEKGQLQQAVYWYELALMLPRQNASMGVKNEAYATWLPNLQLALCYDRLGQHERANLFNEAALLHLPSHPSMLYNRNYFRNLLGDKYVSLQPKELAGEQPE, encoded by the coding sequence ATGATTGAAATCAGTTTATGCATGATTGTCCGCAATGAGGAGCAAAGTCTGCCCCGCTGCCTCTCTTCCGTGCGCGGTCTTGCCGATGAAATCATCATCGTTGATACCGGCTCGGATGATCAGACGAAGGAGATCGCCCGTTCCTTCGGCGCGGTCATCCGTGATTTTACCTGGATTGACGATTTCTCCGCTGCCCGCAATTTCGCCTTCAGCCAGGCGACCAAAGAATATATTTTCTGGCTGGATGCGGATGATTACCTGAAGGAAGAGGATCAGCTGCTGTTCCGCAGGCTGAAGGAGTCATTTCCGGATCATGTGGACAGTGTGAATATGCAGTATAATCTCGCTTTTGACGGAGAGGGCAAGGTGGTTACTTCGCTTAGGCGCAACCGACTGGTCCGGCGCTCCTGCGGGTTCAAATGGATTGGCCCGGTGCATGAATACTTGGAGGTATACGGGCCATCTTACAGCAGTGAGGTCTGTATTACTCATGAAAAAGATAAAGCCTATACGGACCGCAATCTGCGGATCTACCGGAAACGGGCAGCTGAGAGAGAGAATTTCTCGCCGCGTGACCAGTATTATTATGCCAATGAACTGCGTGATCATGGCATTCATGCTGAGGCCAGCCGGTATTACGAGCAGTTCCTGGACGGCGGACAGGGCTGGATTGAAGATAATATTCAGGCCTGCCTGCGGCTGGCCGAGTGCCGGGAACGTCTTGGAGACACGGGGGCAGCGTTCACGGCAATGACCCGCAGCCTGCAGTATGACGCTCCCCGTGCAGAGTTCTGCTGCAGGTTAGGAGCCTGGCATGTAGAGAAGGGCCAGCTGCAGCAGGCTGTCTACTGGTATGAGCTTGCGCTGATGCTCCCGCGGCAGAATGCTTCCATGGGCGTGAAGAATGAGGCTTATGCCACCTGGCTGCCGAATCTGCAGCTTGCACTCTGTTATGACCGGCTGGGACAGCACGAGCGGGCTAACCTGTTCAACGAAGCAGCGCTGCTCCACCTGCCCAGCCATCCCAGTATGCTGTATAACCGCAACTACTTCCGGAACCTGCTGGGTGACAAATATGTCTCACTGCAGCCGAAGGAGCTTGCGGGAGAGCAGCCGGAGTAG
- the thiD gene encoding bifunctional hydroxymethylpyrimidine kinase/phosphomethylpyrimidine kinase, translating into MSKIIKTLTIAGSDSSGGAGIQADLKTFEEYGTYGFSALTTIVTMDPDRGWHHNVYPVDAALVAEQLKTVFAGGPVDAMKTGMLGSVEIVQVTEQAIKSNLQTNVVIDPVMVCKGEDEVLNPESANAIRDLLLPLATVATPNLFEAGVLSGLGKLSTLDDMKEAARLIHELGTKNVVVKGGKALGGDMAIDVFYDGNEYTVLETAKIEPAYNHGAGCTFAAAITGGLANGLTVKEAVVKAKDFVSAAIRNGYAFNQYVGPVFHGGYRLEQ; encoded by the coding sequence TTGTCAAAAATTATCAAGACGCTAACTATTGCCGGCAGTGACTCCAGCGGAGGCGCAGGCATTCAGGCTGACCTCAAAACCTTTGAGGAATACGGCACCTATGGCTTCAGCGCATTGACTACTATCGTTACTATGGACCCTGACCGGGGCTGGCACCATAATGTGTACCCGGTAGATGCTGCACTTGTTGCTGAACAGCTGAAAACAGTCTTCGCCGGCGGCCCCGTCGACGCTATGAAGACAGGCATGCTGGGCAGTGTAGAGATCGTTCAGGTAACTGAACAGGCAATCAAGAGCAATCTGCAGACCAATGTTGTTATCGACCCTGTTATGGTCTGCAAAGGTGAAGATGAAGTGCTCAACCCGGAAAGCGCCAACGCTATCCGTGACCTGCTGCTGCCGCTGGCTACAGTAGCTACACCAAATCTGTTCGAAGCCGGTGTCCTGTCCGGGCTGGGCAAGCTGAGCACACTGGATGACATGAAGGAAGCTGCCCGCCTGATCCATGAGCTCGGCACGAAGAATGTAGTCGTTAAAGGCGGTAAGGCGCTGGGCGGCGACATGGCGATTGATGTCTTCTATGACGGCAACGAATATACCGTGCTGGAGACAGCCAAGATTGAGCCGGCTTATAATCACGGCGCAGGCTGCACCTTCGCCGCGGCGATTACAGGCGGCCTGGCTAACGGTCTGACCGTGAAGGAAGCGGTAGTGAAGGCGAAGGATTTCGTCTCCGCAGCGATCCGTAACGGTTATGCCTTTAATCAGTATGTAGGACCTGTATTCCACGGCGGCTACCGCCTGGAGCAATAA
- a CDS encoding glycoside hydrolase family 30 protein, with protein MSSTTIRVIQTAKETGDRLSEIQPLAFRPDALEQEMELINIYEDLEYQEIEGFGGALTEASAVTLAKLSPDRQQEIIDAYFHPEHGIGYTLCRSHIQSCDFSTGNYAYVEGVDPELATFNISRDQASILPLIKRAADAVGGSFRLFSSPWSPPAFMKTNGEMNNGGKLKPEYREAWANLFVKYIQAYAEAGIAIWAVSVQNEAKARQIWDSCIYTAEEEKDFVRDHLGPALEAAGLGHVKVMIWDHNKERVYERAKTAFEDQAAAKYIWGICFHWYSGDHFEALSAVHERYPDKKLFFSEGCQEGGVHLGSWNTGERYGHDIIGNLNNWMSSWTDWNIVLDEQGGPNHVGNFCDAPVIGDTQQDKVIYESSFYYIGHFSKYIRPGAVRVGSSRYTDKFETTAFRNTDGTYAVVILNRTDSELPYTLHFQGQLAGNSIPAHAIQTLLF; from the coding sequence ATGAGCAGCACTACCATTCGTGTAATTCAGACAGCCAAAGAAACCGGCGACCGGCTCAGCGAAATACAGCCTCTGGCCTTCCGCCCGGATGCCTTGGAGCAGGAAATGGAGTTAATCAATATTTATGAGGATTTGGAATATCAGGAGATCGAGGGCTTTGGCGGGGCGCTGACTGAAGCCTCGGCGGTTACGCTGGCGAAGCTCAGTCCGGACAGGCAGCAGGAGATTATCGACGCCTATTTCCATCCAGAGCACGGCATCGGCTATACCCTGTGCAGATCCCACATCCAGAGCTGCGATTTCTCCACCGGCAACTACGCTTATGTTGAAGGTGTTGACCCTGAGCTGGCTACATTCAATATCTCGCGTGACCAGGCGTCGATCCTCCCGCTGATTAAGCGTGCAGCCGATGCAGTAGGCGGGAGCTTCCGGCTGTTCTCCTCACCGTGGAGCCCTCCGGCCTTCATGAAGACGAACGGGGAGATGAATAACGGCGGCAAGCTGAAGCCGGAATACAGGGAGGCCTGGGCTAATCTGTTCGTGAAATATATTCAGGCATACGCTGAAGCAGGCATCGCTATCTGGGCGGTCAGTGTGCAGAACGAAGCCAAGGCCAGGCAGATCTGGGATTCCTGTATCTATACTGCCGAGGAAGAAAAGGATTTCGTACGCGACCATCTTGGACCTGCCCTTGAAGCTGCCGGACTCGGCCATGTCAAAGTTATGATCTGGGATCATAATAAAGAACGGGTCTATGAGCGGGCAAAGACTGCTTTCGAGGACCAGGCGGCAGCAAAATATATATGGGGGATCTGCTTCCACTGGTACTCCGGCGACCATTTCGAAGCATTGAGCGCAGTGCATGAGCGTTACCCTGACAAGAAGCTGTTCTTCAGCGAAGGCTGTCAGGAGGGCGGTGTACACCTGGGCTCCTGGAACACAGGCGAGCGTTACGGCCATGATATCATCGGCAACCTGAACAACTGGATGTCCAGCTGGACGGACTGGAATATTGTGCTTGATGAGCAGGGCGGACCGAACCATGTCGGCAACTTCTGTGATGCGCCGGTAATCGGTGATACGCAGCAGGATAAAGTGATTTATGAAAGCTCATTTTACTACATCGGCCATTTCAGCAAATATATCCGTCCGGGCGCCGTCCGCGTTGGCAGCTCCAGATATACGGACAAATTCGAGACTACCGCATTCCGTAATACTGACGGTACCTACGCCGTTGTAATTCTCAACCGGACAGACAGCGAGCTGCCGTATACGCTGCATTTCCAGGGCCAGCTGGCCGGGAATTCCATTCCGGCGCATGCGATTCAGACCTTGCTGTTCTAA
- a CDS encoding GNAT family N-acetyltransferase — MSDYQIRLMDEQSAREILHWKYDAPYAMYNMMEDSDDSEDIEELMDGSYFGVRTPDGTLIGFFCYGRNAQVGGGVQQGLYLDGTALDIGLGLRPELTGGGRGLAFLQAGMKFGQQNYPARRFRLSVAAFNLRAVSLYKKAGFLPGQRFVNRYGDSETEFLLMETAGPF; from the coding sequence ATGAGTGATTATCAGATCCGTTTAATGGACGAGCAGTCAGCCAGGGAGATTCTGCACTGGAAATACGATGCACCGTATGCCATGTACAATATGATGGAGGATTCTGATGATTCAGAGGATATTGAAGAGCTAATGGACGGCTCCTATTTCGGTGTACGCACTCCGGACGGGACGCTTATCGGATTCTTCTGTTACGGAAGGAATGCCCAGGTTGGGGGCGGGGTGCAGCAGGGACTGTACCTGGACGGCACAGCGCTGGATATTGGCCTTGGCTTAAGACCGGAGCTGACGGGAGGGGGCCGGGGGCTTGCCTTTCTCCAGGCGGGGATGAAATTCGGGCAGCAGAATTATCCCGCCAGGCGGTTCAGGTTATCTGTAGCTGCATTTAATCTTAGAGCTGTAAGTCTCTACAAGAAGGCGGGATTTCTGCCCGGACAGCGCTTCGTGAACAGATACGGGGACAGTGAAACAGAGTTTCTGCTGATGGAAACGGCAGGGCCATTCTGA
- a CDS encoding phosphotransferase gives MSGRNELWKQMIEDRLQWDMQDTAIEYQQDGLTNQNYIIKNGPDRLALRISGSNADRLGINREAELAAMQAAAAIGVGAEIVYFSTETGHMITKVIEGRKWSDADAGTAVNMKRIADTLRKVHEMPAIPFEFSPYRDIEDRIRYCGLHQLGLPGDLDKLLDKLAAIEEARAAEGLLHGALCHNDPFPNNFLDDGNVRLIDWEYAGMGDILFDLACVCASYSPAQKESFLTHYFGQCDAATLHSLEQMSYVVTFWNAMWAVLQTHTLKPVEAGVSAEPPADYRQMADWMFARLRETL, from the coding sequence ATGAGCGGACGAAATGAACTTTGGAAGCAGATGATTGAGGACAGGCTTCAGTGGGATATGCAGGATACTGCCATTGAATATCAGCAGGATGGCCTGACTAACCAGAATTATATCATCAAGAACGGGCCGGACAGGCTGGCTCTGCGGATCAGCGGCAGCAATGCAGACCGGCTGGGCATCAACCGGGAGGCTGAGCTGGCGGCTATGCAGGCGGCGGCAGCTATCGGAGTAGGCGCAGAGATTGTCTATTTCTCCACCGAAACAGGGCATATGATAACGAAGGTGATTGAAGGCCGGAAGTGGAGCGATGCCGATGCGGGGACTGCGGTGAACATGAAACGGATTGCGGATACTTTGCGCAAAGTACACGAAATGCCCGCAATTCCCTTCGAATTCTCCCCCTACCGGGATATTGAAGACAGAATCCGCTATTGCGGATTGCATCAGCTTGGGCTGCCCGGAGATCTGGATAAGCTGCTGGATAAGCTCGCCGCGATTGAAGAGGCCCGGGCGGCAGAAGGCCTGCTGCATGGTGCGCTGTGCCATAATGACCCGTTCCCGAACAACTTCCTTGATGACGGAAATGTCCGGCTGATCGACTGGGAATATGCCGGCATGGGCGATATTCTGTTTGATCTGGCCTGCGTATGCGCGTCTTATTCCCCGGCGCAGAAGGAAAGCTTTCTCACGCATTATTTCGGGCAATGTGACGCGGCCACACTGCACAGCCTTGAACAGATGTCCTATGTCGTCACCTTCTGGAATGCTATGTGGGCGGTGCTGCAGACACATACACTTAAGCCGGTTGAAGCCGGGGTGTCTGCTGAGCCGCCTGCAGATTACCGCCAGATGGCAGACTGGATGTTCGCCCGGCTGCGGGAAACCTTGTGA
- a CDS encoding AraC family transcriptional regulator — translation MDHRALLTGYLSNLKVDLLMADYNQCTTRWRDLDYTPDYSKFYYIIGGEGWLKIGDQEYYPKPGELILMPEGVKQSYSCISGQPFLKYWCHFSAKVGEINLFRILELSHVCIPQDPDMVETLFKGITGSAKSDAVYAPLLAKSRLLELFSQYLMNLEPGEITYKNLGSARKLTAVLDYITANIERNITIHELAEIAYMHPNYFMRLFKQQIGVPPMQYITRQKIEKAKELLTATSGSVSEIAARLGFGDLFYFSKQFKKHAGLAPTEFRKQLLPVHMNQEGIRNE, via the coding sequence ATGGATCATCGCGCGCTGCTTACCGGCTATTTATCCAATCTCAAGGTTGATCTGCTTATGGCCGATTACAACCAGTGCACCACGCGGTGGAGAGATCTGGACTATACGCCGGACTACAGCAAGTTCTATTACATCATCGGCGGGGAAGGGTGGCTGAAGATTGGCGATCAGGAATATTATCCTAAGCCGGGAGAGCTGATTCTGATGCCGGAAGGTGTGAAGCAGTCCTACTCATGCATCAGCGGGCAGCCCTTTCTCAAGTACTGGTGTCATTTCAGTGCCAAGGTGGGAGAGATCAATCTGTTCCGTATCCTGGAGCTGAGCCATGTATGCATCCCGCAGGACCCGGACATGGTCGAGACGCTGTTCAAAGGCATTACCGGCAGTGCCAAATCGGATGCCGTCTATGCGCCGCTGCTGGCCAAGAGCAGACTGCTGGAGCTGTTCTCCCAGTATCTGATGAATCTTGAGCCAGGCGAAATCACCTATAAGAATCTCGGCTCCGCCCGCAAGCTGACTGCTGTGCTGGACTATATCACAGCGAACATTGAACGTAACATCACCATTCATGAGCTTGCCGAAATTGCATATATGCACCCGAATTACTTCATGCGCCTGTTCAAGCAGCAGATCGGCGTGCCGCCGATGCAGTACATCACCAGGCAGAAAATCGAGAAGGCCAAGGAGCTGCTGACAGCGACATCCGGCTCGGTAAGCGAGATTGCCGCCCGGCTCGGCTTCGGAGATCTGTTCTATTTCTCCAAGCAGTTCAAGAAGCATGCCGGCCTGGCGCCTACAGAATTCAGGAAGCAGCTGCTTCCTGTTCATATGAATCAGGAGGGGATACGCAATGAGTGA
- a CDS encoding alpha-L-fucosidase produces the protein MNTADYLQLIDDTIKNGPYKDDWNSLSGYPVPEWYRQAKFGIFIHWGLYSIPAFSNEWYSRNMYIQGSKEYEHHLAVYGSHKDFGYKDFIPLFKAEQFDPGEWARLFKASGAKYVVPVAEHHDGFQMYKSAVSHYNTYEMGPGRDIIGELKAAFAEQGIELGVSSHRAEHWFFMSHGKEFDSDIREPLVRGDFYWPSMPEPDHHDLQGSPPSAEYLEDWLIRCCELVDQYQPKMVYFDWWIENLVFKPYLKKFAAYYYNRAAEWGITAAINYKHDAFMFGTAIPDVERGQFAELKPYYWQTDTAAARNSWCYTENNEYKSAVEIIRDLADIVSKNGNLLLNVGPKADGSFAAEDKAILSAIGSWLSINGEAIYGTSYWRTFGEGPTVIEEGQFTDGNAKVFTPEDIRFTVKGSALYATVLVYPADGVVRIKTLREKSPYFEGVIREITVLGFEEQPVWTRDAGALTIRTTAVASDAPVVFRLELE, from the coding sequence ATGAACACTGCTGACTATTTGCAATTGATCGACGATACGATTAAGAACGGACCTTACAAGGATGACTGGAACTCACTTAGCGGTTATCCGGTGCCGGAGTGGTACCGCCAGGCCAAATTCGGGATTTTCATTCACTGGGGGCTTTATTCCATACCCGCTTTCAGCAATGAGTGGTATTCACGCAACATGTACATTCAAGGCTCGAAGGAGTATGAGCATCATCTTGCTGTCTACGGCAGCCACAAGGACTTCGGCTATAAGGATTTCATCCCCTTGTTCAAGGCTGAGCAGTTCGATCCCGGGGAATGGGCCCGGCTGTTCAAAGCTTCCGGTGCCAAATATGTTGTCCCTGTAGCAGAGCATCATGACGGCTTCCAGATGTATAAAAGCGCTGTCTCCCATTATAACACGTACGAGATGGGTCCCGGGCGGGATATTATCGGCGAGCTGAAGGCCGCCTTTGCGGAGCAGGGAATTGAGCTGGGGGTCTCCTCCCACCGGGCTGAGCACTGGTTCTTCATGTCCCACGGCAAAGAGTTTGATTCCGACATCCGGGAGCCGCTTGTACGCGGTGATTTCTACTGGCCGTCCATGCCGGAGCCGGATCATCATGATCTGCAGGGCTCACCTCCTTCCGCAGAGTATCTGGAAGACTGGCTGATCCGCTGCTGTGAGCTGGTAGACCAGTATCAGCCGAAGATGGTTTACTTTGACTGGTGGATCGAGAATCTGGTATTCAAGCCCTATCTGAAAAAATTCGCCGCCTACTATTACAACAGGGCTGCAGAATGGGGCATTACGGCAGCTATCAATTACAAGCATGACGCCTTTATGTTCGGCACAGCGATTCCGGATGTCGAGCGCGGGCAATTCGCCGAGCTGAAGCCCTATTACTGGCAGACCGATACGGCGGCGGCAAGAAACTCCTGGTGTTATACGGAGAATAATGAATACAAATCTGCGGTGGAGATTATCCGGGATCTGGCTGATATCGTCAGCAAGAACGGCAATCTGCTGCTGAATGTCGGGCCGAAGGCTGACGGCAGCTTTGCCGCAGAAGATAAAGCGATCCTGTCTGCGATTGGCAGCTGGCTTAGCATCAACGGCGAGGCTATTTACGGGACCTCCTACTGGCGCACATTTGGCGAAGGGCCGACTGTGATTGAGGAAGGGCAGTTCACGGACGGCAATGCCAAGGTGTTCACACCTGAAGATATCCGCTTTACCGTCAAAGGAAGCGCTCTGTATGCAACCGTTCTGGTATATCCTGCGGATGGTGTGGTACGCATCAAAACGTTAAGGGAAAAATCGCCATACTTCGAAGGGGTCATCCGGGAAATTACCGTATTAGGCTTCGAAGAGCAGCCGGTCTGGACACGGGATGCAGGTGCTTTAACAATAAGGACTACGGCTGTTGCCAGCGATGCACCGGTCGTATTCCGGCTTGAACTGGAGTGA